In a genomic window of Gammaproteobacteria bacterium:
- the rmuC gene encoding DNA recombination protein RmuC produces MELLESPALAAACSLVLGVLIGIVVTGLLLRGRLLRSDAQADAQRTELERQREQIDRAQAESRRLDSELAANRATLAAQLESSAEKLKLLESTREEMTTRFKQLSQEILEEKSKRFSESNREQIENLLNPLRERIGHFELQVKQTYEHETRDRLALKSEIVNLQKLSQQVSSDANNLANALKGETRTQGAWGEMILERIFELSGLERGREYETQVNISIEGGRRRPDAVVHLPDGRDVIVDAKVSLTAFSRIGAALDDNERRQQLAEHVQSVRSHIKGLSVKEYQALPGIESLDFVLMFVPSEAAYIEALRAAPDLYEDALARNVALVSPSTLLPTLRTVENLWKIERQGQNAQKIAEEAGKLYDQFVLFEMALSDVGDKLGKAQNAYDTARKRLIDGRGNLVRRTEQLRLMGARASKALPAGLVREANEDDETLEAPDEAEGS; encoded by the coding sequence ATGGAACTTCTCGAATCACCGGCACTGGCGGCGGCCTGCAGCCTCGTCCTGGGCGTGCTGATCGGCATCGTCGTCACCGGACTGCTGCTACGGGGTCGCCTGCTGCGCAGTGACGCCCAGGCCGACGCGCAGCGCACCGAACTCGAACGGCAACGTGAACAGATCGACCGCGCGCAGGCGGAAAGTCGGCGTCTCGACAGCGAACTCGCCGCCAATCGCGCCACACTGGCCGCGCAGCTCGAATCCTCCGCCGAGAAGCTCAAGCTGCTGGAATCCACGCGCGAGGAAATGACCACGCGTTTCAAGCAATTGTCGCAAGAGATCCTCGAAGAAAAGTCCAAACGATTTTCCGAGAGCAACCGCGAACAGATCGAAAACCTGTTGAATCCGCTACGCGAACGCATCGGTCATTTCGAACTGCAGGTCAAACAGACCTACGAGCACGAAACCCGCGATCGCCTCGCGCTCAAGTCGGAAATCGTCAATCTGCAGAAGCTCTCGCAACAGGTGTCCTCGGATGCCAATAACCTCGCTAACGCACTGAAGGGCGAAACGAGGACACAGGGCGCCTGGGGCGAGATGATTCTGGAACGCATCTTCGAGCTGTCCGGGCTGGAGCGCGGGCGCGAATACGAAACCCAGGTCAACATCAGTATCGAAGGCGGCCGGCGGCGCCCCGATGCGGTGGTGCACCTGCCGGACGGACGCGACGTGATCGTGGACGCCAAGGTCTCGCTGACGGCGTTTTCCCGCATCGGAGCGGCGCTGGACGACAACGAGCGCCGCCAGCAGCTGGCCGAACACGTGCAATCGGTGCGCAGTCACATCAAGGGACTGTCGGTCAAGGAATACCAGGCGCTACCGGGCATCGAATCGCTGGACTTCGTGCTGATGTTCGTGCCGTCCGAAGCCGCCTACATCGAAGCCCTGCGGGCCGCGCCGGATCTGTATGAAGATGCGCTGGCGCGCAACGTGGCGCTGGTGTCGCCATCGACCCTGCTGCCGACGCTGCGCACCGTGGAAAACCTCTGGAAAATCGAACGCCAGGGCCAGAACGCGCAAAAGATCGCCGAAGAGGCCGGCAAGCTCTACGACCAGTTCGTGCTGTTCGAGATGGCGCTGTCGGACGTCGGCGACAAGCTCGGCAAGGCCCAGAACGCCTACGACACAGCGCGCAAACGCCTCATCGACGGCCGCGGCAACCTCGTGCGCCGCACCGAGCAACTGCGGCTGATGGGCGCCCGCGCCAGCAAGGCGCTACCGGCCGGTCTGGTCCGCGAGGCGAACGAGGACGATGAGACGCTTGAGGCGCCGGACGAGGCTGAAGGAAGCTGA
- the arsS gene encoding arsenosugar biosynthesis radical SAM protein ArsS (Some members of this family are selenoproteins.) has product MPLSELEAETADHDFETALRTRGLDLPPLAIDTLQLNITKLCNQACRHCHVDASPARTEAMSPQAVDACLRILETHPQIGTLDITGGAPELHAQFEELVIRARALGRKVMVRHNLTVQFDGHPLNGRSMGHLPGWFAAQGVEVVSSLPYYQPYFTNAQRGKGVFEKSVEALRQLNAVGYGQADSGLIINLVYNPAGPYLPAAQTVLETDFRRELGKLGLRFNGLFTITNMPIHRFRLHLEKSGQYAAYMDKLLAAFNPAAAAGVMCRNLISVSHDGRLYDCDFNQMLELPAAVGDMTVFDFDYERLMQRRIVFASHCFGCTAGGGSSCGGATA; this is encoded by the coding sequence ATCCCCCTGAGCGAGCTTGAGGCGGAAACCGCCGATCACGACTTCGAGACAGCCTTGCGTACACGCGGCCTGGATCTGCCGCCGCTGGCGATCGATACCCTGCAGCTCAACATCACCAAGCTCTGCAACCAGGCCTGCCGGCATTGCCACGTGGATGCCTCGCCGGCGCGCACCGAAGCGATGAGCCCGCAGGCCGTGGACGCCTGCCTGCGCATCCTCGAAACCCATCCGCAGATCGGCACGCTGGACATCACCGGCGGCGCCCCGGAACTGCACGCGCAGTTCGAGGAACTGGTGATTCGTGCCCGCGCCCTGGGCCGCAAGGTCATGGTGCGGCACAACCTCACCGTGCAGTTCGACGGTCATCCACTCAATGGCCGGTCAATGGGGCATCTGCCGGGATGGTTCGCCGCCCAGGGCGTGGAAGTGGTGTCTTCGCTGCCGTACTACCAGCCGTACTTCACCAATGCGCAGCGCGGCAAGGGCGTATTCGAAAAGAGCGTGGAGGCCTTGCGGCAGCTCAATGCAGTCGGTTACGGACAGGCGGACAGCGGTCTGATCATCAATCTCGTCTACAACCCGGCGGGGCCTTACCTGCCGGCGGCGCAGACCGTCTTGGAAACCGACTTCCGGCGCGAGCTCGGCAAGCTCGGCCTGCGCTTCAACGGTTTGTTCACGATCACCAACATGCCGATTCACCGCTTCCGCCTGCACCTGGAAAAATCCGGACAGTACGCGGCCTACATGGACAAGCTGCTGGCCGCCTTCAACCCGGCGGCGGCCGCAGGCGTGATGTGTCGCAATCTGATCTCGGTCAGCCACGACGGCCGGCTCTATGACTGCGACTTCAACCAGATGCTGGAACTGCCGGCGGCGGTCGGCGACATGACGGTGTTCGACTTCGACTACGAACGCCTGATGCAGCGCCGCATCGTCTTCGCCTCGCACTGCTTCGGCTGCACCGCCGGCGGCGGCAGTTCCTGTGGCGGGGCAACTGCTTGA
- a CDS encoding MerR family transcriptional regulator — translation MSNLARVDAVMAQHPIQVAARRSGLSTHVIRAWEKRYEAVQPDRSDTARRMYSDGEIARLTLLRRVTEAGWRIGDVAQMDDERLAQLLRDEGLSISRSAGRATSVDASATLPQMLDLAVDTVARLDGTGLLQVASRAFTQHSLVAVMERFVQPLLDAVAERRHVGRMRACHEHFVGTQLRTALGRLLQDINDSSEGPVLLVTSHCGQHQEVGALAAAVVAARAGWSVMYPGAGLASEEIVFAADVSQARGVVLNLSGGSGAQDISAQLLRLREKLSDSVPIFVNGKAVPGHARALRQIGALMPQDLYALERDLEALRRARG, via the coding sequence ATGTCGAACCTAGCTCGAGTGGACGCGGTCATGGCGCAGCATCCGATTCAGGTCGCGGCGCGGCGCAGCGGTTTGAGTACGCATGTGATCCGTGCCTGGGAAAAGCGTTACGAGGCCGTGCAGCCGGATCGTTCGGACACCGCGCGACGGATGTATTCGGACGGGGAAATCGCGCGCCTGACGTTGTTGCGCCGGGTCACGGAAGCCGGATGGCGGATCGGCGACGTGGCGCAGATGGACGACGAGCGCCTGGCTCAGCTGTTGCGCGACGAAGGCTTGTCGATCAGCCGCAGTGCGGGCCGGGCCACGTCCGTCGACGCCAGCGCCACGCTGCCGCAGATGCTGGATCTGGCGGTGGATACGGTGGCGCGGCTGGATGGCACCGGCTTGCTGCAGGTCGCATCCCGTGCCTTCACGCAGCATTCGCTAGTCGCGGTCATGGAGCGTTTCGTGCAGCCGCTGCTCGACGCGGTGGCCGAACGCCGTCATGTCGGCCGCATGCGTGCCTGCCATGAACACTTTGTCGGCACTCAGTTGCGGACCGCGCTGGGCCGTCTGTTGCAGGACATCAACGACAGCAGCGAGGGGCCGGTATTGCTGGTGACTTCGCACTGCGGACAGCACCAGGAAGTCGGCGCGCTGGCGGCGGCGGTGGTCGCGGCGCGGGCCGGTTGGTCGGTGATGTATCCCGGCGCCGGTCTGGCGTCCGAAGAGATCGTGTTTGCAGCCGATGTGTCGCAGGCGCGCGGTGTCGTGCTGAACCTGTCGGGCGGGTCGGGCGCTCAGGATATCTCCGCGCAGCTGCTGCGCCTGCGCGAGAAGCTGTCGGACTCCGTGCCGATTTTCGTCAATGGCAAGGCGGTGCCCGGCCATGCACGCGCACTGCGCCAGATCGGCGCCCTGATGCCGCAGGACCTCTATGCGCTGGAACGCGATCTGGAGGCGCTGCGTCGCGCACGAGGCTGA
- a CDS encoding molybdopterin molybdotransferase MoeA translates to MLKSVEEALNLIAAATQPLHAVRVPLTEAVHCVLAEPARAHFDLPRFTQSAVDGYALRHQDLTALPQTLPLSGHVAAAAQSQAPDLKPGTAMRILTGGMLPTGADTVVRQEKTRKQDAAIDIVEAVGPGTDIRPQGEECREGSVIAKVGTLVTPALIAPLATAGVENVSVRQPPRIVVLTTGDEIVSDGSKLRLGQIPDSNGPQLAAWLTSWGIPPLRVEHVPDHEEDTRNALERAFADADMVLSCGGVSVGDHDYIPAAARAIGAREVLWKVAQKPGMPLFVAERAGRLLFGLPGNPGSVLVNLLIYVRTAILRMQGMEPPREWSRFATVKGATIQPEPTRVRWVRGIIDYTDDGRCNFEALGGQASHMLGNLAQANALARIPRGSTAPTWVRWMPI, encoded by the coding sequence ATGCTGAAAAGTGTCGAAGAGGCGCTCAATCTGATCGCTGCGGCGACCCAACCGCTGCATGCCGTACGCGTACCCCTGACCGAAGCCGTGCACTGCGTCTTGGCCGAACCGGCGCGCGCGCATTTCGATCTGCCGCGCTTCACACAAAGCGCCGTGGACGGTTACGCGCTGCGCCATCAGGATCTGACGGCACTGCCGCAGACCCTGCCGCTGAGCGGCCACGTCGCCGCGGCGGCGCAGTCGCAGGCACCGGACCTCAAGCCCGGCACGGCGATGCGCATCCTCACCGGCGGCATGCTGCCGACCGGTGCCGACACGGTGGTCCGCCAGGAGAAAACCCGCAAGCAGGACGCCGCCATCGACATCGTCGAAGCGGTCGGTCCCGGCACCGACATTCGTCCGCAAGGCGAGGAATGCCGTGAGGGCAGCGTCATCGCCAAGGTCGGGACCCTGGTCACGCCGGCGCTGATCGCTCCGCTGGCGACGGCCGGCGTCGAGAATGTCAGCGTGCGCCAGCCGCCGCGTATCGTGGTTCTGACCACCGGCGACGAAATCGTGTCGGATGGCAGCAAGCTGCGACTGGGCCAAATTCCGGATTCGAATGGCCCACAGCTGGCCGCATGGTTGACGTCCTGGGGCATACCGCCGCTGCGTGTGGAGCATGTCCCTGACCACGAGGAGGACACCCGCAATGCTCTGGAACGGGCGTTCGCAGACGCCGACATGGTGCTGAGCTGCGGCGGCGTCTCGGTCGGCGACCATGACTACATTCCGGCCGCGGCCAGGGCCATCGGCGCACGCGAGGTGTTGTGGAAGGTTGCGCAGAAGCCCGGCATGCCACTGTTTGTCGCCGAGCGCGCTGGCCGCCTGCTGTTCGGCTTGCCCGGCAATCCGGGCTCGGTGCTGGTCAACCTGCTGATCTACGTGCGCACGGCGATCCTGCGCATGCAGGGCATGGAGCCGCCGCGCGAATGGTCACGGTTCGCGACCGTCAAGGGCGCGACGATCCAGCCAGAACCGACCCGGGTACGCTGGGTGCGCGGCATCATCGACTACACCGACGACGGCCGCTGCAATTTCGAAGCCCTGGGCGGACAGGCCTCGCACATGCTCGGCAACCTGGCGCAGGCCAATGCCCTGGCCCGAATACCACGCGGCAGCACGGCACCCACCTGGGTGCGGTGGATGCCGATTTAG